One Luoshenia tenuis DNA window includes the following coding sequences:
- a CDS encoding V-type ATP synthase subunit I, translating into MAIVPMKKLTLIAMKDDQQAMVRLMQELGCVEVVVGDKEELPGTREMVGSAGQEEDLAAVRAAIRFLTPYAPKKKGFLPDRDLMAMGEFEAMDDAQAREGAREAREMQAELGDIAATRLRIRATMASLEPWEGLKIPFEQIRDTHYAAVQIGTLPPANLPELQEKLALQQWAAQLDTVSETREGVCLLAAAHKEHAEAFFDLLKALGFVRASFPELTGTAGEALQRLHKELDELAARQAEIEREAGNLAAQLKPLKLLEDKLAAHNDRAQAAGRFLQTEQTFIAQGWVPVPQQELLRGELQKISETFELQLRDPQEGEVFPTATHNGKVVEPFELITNLYSTPDCRELDPNALMAPFYFAFFGMMVSDAGYGIVMAIVATLANKFMRPRGMAGQLARLMIAGGISTFMWGALFGGWFGIELPPLLFVPMQEPIMMLALCFGLGAIHIMTGMGVKAYTLIKEGKVWDAIFDQVTWIVLIIGLPMLALPATQMVGMVLSIAAVVTLILTQGRAKKNIFAKLIGGIGSLYNITSVLSDILSYSRLFALGLATGVIGMVINTIATMLGGNFIGSIFMVAVLIGGHAFNLLINVLGAFVHASRLQYIEFFGKFYTGGGHAFDPLRYRAKNVGLTRQKQAAK; encoded by the coding sequence ATGGCGATCGTACCGATGAAAAAACTGACCCTGATCGCCATGAAGGACGACCAGCAGGCCATGGTGCGATTGATGCAGGAATTGGGCTGTGTCGAGGTCGTCGTAGGCGATAAGGAAGAACTGCCCGGGACCCGAGAGATGGTGGGGAGTGCCGGGCAGGAAGAGGACCTGGCTGCGGTTCGCGCCGCGATCCGGTTCCTGACGCCCTATGCGCCCAAGAAAAAAGGATTTTTGCCGGACCGCGATCTGATGGCCATGGGCGAGTTTGAGGCCATGGATGATGCGCAGGCGCGGGAGGGCGCGCGGGAAGCCCGCGAAATGCAGGCGGAATTGGGGGATATTGCCGCTACACGGCTGCGTATCCGGGCGACGATGGCCTCCCTTGAACCCTGGGAGGGGCTGAAGATCCCCTTTGAACAGATCCGAGATACCCATTATGCGGCGGTGCAGATCGGCACGCTGCCGCCGGCGAACCTGCCGGAGTTGCAGGAAAAGCTGGCGTTGCAGCAGTGGGCGGCACAGCTGGATACGGTATCCGAAACGCGCGAAGGGGTATGCCTTTTGGCCGCGGCGCATAAAGAGCATGCGGAAGCGTTTTTTGACCTGCTCAAGGCGTTGGGCTTTGTGCGTGCCAGCTTCCCGGAGCTGACGGGGACCGCCGGGGAAGCATTGCAACGGCTGCACAAAGAGCTGGACGAGCTGGCCGCCCGCCAGGCGGAGATCGAGCGCGAGGCCGGCAACCTGGCGGCACAGCTTAAGCCGCTGAAGCTGCTGGAAGATAAACTGGCCGCCCATAACGACCGGGCGCAGGCAGCGGGCCGCTTTTTACAGACCGAGCAGACCTTCATCGCCCAAGGATGGGTACCCGTACCGCAACAAGAACTTTTACGCGGTGAACTGCAAAAGATATCCGAGACCTTTGAACTGCAGCTGCGGGATCCGCAGGAGGGCGAGGTCTTCCCCACGGCTACGCATAACGGCAAGGTCGTGGAACCCTTTGAATTGATTACAAATCTTTATTCCACGCCCGATTGCCGGGAGTTGGATCCCAATGCGCTGATGGCGCCGTTCTACTTTGCCTTTTTCGGCATGATGGTTTCCGACGCGGGCTACGGCATTGTGATGGCGATCGTCGCCACGCTGGCCAACAAATTCATGCGGCCGCGGGGCATGGCGGGGCAGCTGGCCCGGCTGATGATCGCAGGCGGCATCTCCACCTTTATGTGGGGGGCGCTGTTTGGCGGCTGGTTTGGTATTGAGCTGCCGCCGCTGCTGTTCGTCCCGATGCAGGAGCCGATCATGATGCTGGCGCTGTGCTTTGGCCTGGGCGCGATCCATATTATGACGGGCATGGGCGTCAAGGCCTACACCCTGATCAAAGAGGGCAAGGTATGGGATGCGATTTTTGACCAGGTGACCTGGATCGTACTGATCATCGGCCTGCCGATGCTGGCGCTGCCGGCAACGCAGATGGTGGGAATGGTGCTGTCCATCGCGGCGGTGGTCACCCTGATCCTGACCCAGGGGCGGGCCAAAAAGAACATCTTTGCCAAGCTGATCGGCGGCATCGGCAGTCTCTATAATATCACAAGCGTACTAAGCGATATCCTATCTTATTCGCGCCTGTTTGCGCTGGGCCTGGCCACGGGCGTAATCGGTATGGTCATCAACACCATTGCGACCATGCTGGGGGGCAACTTTATCGGCAGTATCTTTATGGTTGCCGTCTTGATCGGCGGCCACGCCTTCAACCTGCTGATCAATGTGCTGGGCGCGTTCGTGCATGCCAGCCGGTTGCAGTATATTGAATTCTTCGGCAAATTCTATACTGGCGGCGGCCACGCCTTTGACCCGTTGCGTTACCGGGCAAAGAACGTGGGCCTGACGCGCCAAAAACAGGCAGCTAAATAG
- the upp gene encoding uracil phosphoribosyltransferase, with the protein MGRLYVFDHPLIQHKLTMIRDKDTTSKDFRELVDEVAMLMAYEVTRDMQLREVEIETPITTTKSKVLAGRMIGVVPIMRAGLGMVNGFLRLVPAAKVGHIGLYRDPETLKPVEYYCKLPVDAQERDLIVVDPMLATGGSASAAIEFIKQRGCKSIKLVNLIAAPEGIERVRADHPDVDIFVAAVDEKLNDHSYIVPGLGDAGDRLFGTK; encoded by the coding sequence GTGGGCAGACTCTATGTATTTGACCACCCGCTCATCCAGCATAAGCTGACGATGATCCGGGATAAAGATACCACGTCAAAGGATTTCCGCGAACTGGTGGACGAAGTGGCTATGCTGATGGCTTACGAGGTCACCCGGGATATGCAGCTGCGGGAGGTGGAGATCGAAACGCCGATCACCACCACCAAAAGCAAGGTGCTGGCCGGGAGGATGATCGGCGTGGTGCCGATCATGCGCGCGGGGCTGGGCATGGTCAACGGTTTTTTGCGGCTGGTGCCGGCGGCCAAGGTGGGCCATATCGGCCTGTACCGCGACCCGGAAACGCTTAAACCCGTGGAATACTACTGTAAATTGCCGGTGGACGCCCAGGAGCGAGACCTGATCGTGGTCGATCCCATGCTGGCTACGGGCGGGTCTGCCAGCGCGGCTATCGAATTTATCAAGCAGCGCGGCTGCAAGAGCATCAAGCTGGTCAACCTGATCGCCGCGCCCGAGGGGATTGAGCGGGTGCGCGCCGACCATCCGGATGTGGATATTTTCGTGGCGGCGGTGGATGAAAAACTCAACGACCATAGCTATATCGTGCCCGGACTGGGGGACGCGGGGGATCGTCTGTTCGGAACGAAATAA
- a CDS encoding V-type ATP synthase subunit E produces the protein MTGAEKIIEKILADARTDVQNTERELEERRAALEAQYEARAQQDGEKILEDARQDAQEGRRRQLSMAQLEGRKAILAVKQELIAQAWEGALQALCALPVEEYRALIGKMLLETATEGEHELLIAQTDADRLGQAFLDEYAGPLAAKGATVRAGGFAPIRGGFILRTGGMEINCALETLMRMARGKYDAQVAEILF, from the coding sequence ATGACGGGAGCCGAAAAAATAATTGAAAAGATTCTAGCCGATGCCCGGACGGATGTGCAAAACACCGAAAGGGAATTGGAGGAGCGCCGCGCCGCGCTGGAGGCCCAGTATGAGGCCCGCGCGCAGCAGGATGGGGAAAAGATCCTGGAAGATGCCCGGCAGGATGCCCAGGAGGGGCGGCGGCGCCAGCTTTCCATGGCGCAGTTGGAAGGGCGTAAGGCCATTTTGGCCGTTAAGCAGGAGTTGATCGCCCAAGCTTGGGAGGGGGCCTTACAGGCGCTTTGTGCGCTGCCGGTAGAGGAATACCGCGCGCTGATTGGCAAAATGCTGCTGGAAACCGCTACGGAGGGGGAGCACGAGCTGCTTATCGCCCAAACGGATGCGGACCGGCTGGGCCAGGCGTTTTTAGACGAATACGCCGGGCCGCTGGCTGCCAAGGGCGCTACCGTGCGCGCCGGCGGTTTTGCCCCGATCCGGGGCGGGTTTATCCTGCGCACCGGAGGGATGGAGATCAACTGTGCGCTGGAGACGCTGATGCGCATGGCGCGGGGGAAATATGACGCCCAGGTGGCGGAAATCCTGTTTTAG
- the rpiB gene encoding ribose 5-phosphate isomerase B yields the protein MIALGSDHAGFPLKEVVRKYLEEQQIPFKDYGCFNTDSVDYPDQALKVAQAIVAGEADRGILICGTGIGISISANKVPGIRAALCGDVYSAKYTRLHNDANILAMGDRVLGEGLALEIVKTFLETEFEGGRHQRRVDKIAQIEKMYSK from the coding sequence ATGATTGCTTTAGGAAGTGACCATGCAGGATTTCCGCTCAAGGAAGTCGTACGAAAATATTTAGAGGAGCAGCAGATTCCCTTTAAGGATTACGGCTGTTTTAATACCGATTCTGTGGATTACCCTGACCAAGCCTTGAAGGTGGCGCAAGCGATTGTGGCCGGCGAGGCTGATCGGGGTATTTTGATTTGCGGCACCGGCATTGGGATAAGCATCTCGGCCAACAAGGTGCCGGGCATCCGCGCGGCGCTGTGCGGGGATGTATATTCGGCCAAGTACACGCGGCTGCATAACGACGCCAATATTTTGGCCATGGGCGACCGGGTGCTGGGCGAGGGGCTGGCGCTGGAGATCGTAAAGACCTTTTTGGAAACGGAGTTTGAGGGCGGACGCCACCAGCGCCGTGTAGATAAGATCGCGCAGATCGAAAAGATGTATTCCAAATAG
- a CDS encoding low molecular weight protein arginine phosphatase: MEILFICTGNTCRSPMAAALLGAQLLPGVTAASAGISAFPGEEANPYAVEAMKRRGIDLSDHEAKQVTREMIERAHLVICMEQGQAEVLRDAFEEADLDRKIYSFREFFCGSTKDIPDPYGGDEQVYENCAVLLEKYIKKFVKKILMQE, translated from the coding sequence ATGGAAATTTTGTTTATCTGTACTGGCAACACCTGCCGAAGTCCTATGGCTGCGGCCCTGCTGGGGGCGCAGCTGCTGCCCGGTGTAACGGCGGCCTCCGCCGGGATCTCGGCCTTTCCGGGCGAGGAAGCCAACCCTTATGCGGTGGAGGCGATGAAGCGGCGGGGTATTGACCTAAGCGACCATGAGGCCAAGCAGGTGACCCGGGAGATGATCGAACGGGCGCATCTGGTGATCTGTATGGAGCAGGGCCAGGCCGAGGTGCTGCGGGATGCCTTTGAGGAGGCGGACCTGGACCGCAAGATCTATTCCTTCCGTGAGTTTTTTTGCGGAAGCACCAAGGATATTCCCGACCCGTATGGCGGGGATGAGCAGGTTTATGAAAATTGCGCCGTATTATTGGAAAAATACATCAAAAAATTCGTCAAAAAGATATTGATGCAGGAATAA
- a CDS encoding V-type ATP synthase subunit K, giving the protein MELGQILALSGAAVAVILAGIGSAIGVGLAGQAAAGVVSEDPDKFSQALLLQALPGTQGIYGLLIGFIVMMNIGVLGGLKPVTETQGWLIFAACLPIGIVGLISAIAQGKAAVAGIGLIGKRPGELGKAITFAVLVETYAVLALLASFLMVNGIAIG; this is encoded by the coding sequence ATGGAACTAGGTCAAATCTTGGCGCTGTCGGGCGCGGCGGTAGCGGTGATTCTCGCGGGTATTGGTTCGGCAATCGGGGTAGGTCTGGCGGGCCAGGCAGCCGCGGGCGTTGTCAGTGAAGATCCGGACAAGTTCAGCCAGGCGCTGTTGTTGCAGGCGCTGCCGGGCACGCAGGGTATTTATGGCCTGCTGATCGGCTTTATCGTCATGATGAACATCGGCGTATTGGGCGGCTTAAAGCCGGTGACCGAGACCCAGGGATGGCTGATCTTCGCGGCGTGCCTGCCTATCGGCATCGTGGGCTTGATCTCGGCCATCGCGCAGGGCAAGGCGGCTGTAGCGGGCATTGGCTTGATCGGCAAGCGCCCGGGCGAGCTGGGCAAGGCCATCACCTTTGCGGTACTGGTTGAGACGTACGCCGTGTTGGCGCTGCTGGCTTCCTTCCTGATGGTGAACGGCATCGCAATCGGTTAA